In Harmonia axyridis chromosome X, icHarAxyr1.1, whole genome shotgun sequence, a single window of DNA contains:
- the LOC123685984 gene encoding GTP-binding protein Rheb homolog — MPFKQRKIAVMGYRSVGKSSLSIQFVEGQFVDSYDPTIENTFTKSTRLNSQDYELKLVDTAGQDEYSIFPSQYSIDVHGYVLVYSITNLKSFEVVKSIYDKLLDITGKVTVPIILVGNKTDLHMERMIPTDEGKRLAEEMNAIFLETSAKQNEAVSDVFHKLLLEIEKADGNIHDKPNCSVC, encoded by the exons ATGCCTTTTAAACAACGCAAAATAGCGGTTATGGGTTACAGATCAGTAG GGAAGTCTTCTCTCAGTATTCAATTTGTAGAAGGACAATTCGTAGATTCTTATGATCCCACCATCGAAAATA CTTTTACCAAATCTACACGATTGAATTCACAAGATTATGAACTTAAATTAGTTGACACAGCTGGACAAgatgaatattcgatttttccTTCCCAATACAGCATAGATGTTCATGGCTACGTACTTGTTTACAGTATAACTAACTTGAAGTCTTTTGAGGTGGTGAAATCTATTTATGACAAATTGTTGGACATTACAGGAAAAGTAAC GGTACCTATTATATTAGTTGGAAATAAGACAGATTTACATATGGAAAGAATGATTCCCACTGATGAAGGCAAAAGGTTAGCTGAAGAAATGAATGCTATATTTCTGGAAACATCGGCAAAACAAAATGAG GCTGTGTCAGATGTCTTTCACAAACTACTGTTGGAAATAGAAAAGGCTGATGGAAATATACATGATAAACCCAATTGTTCTGTCTGTTGA